CGGTCCTCCCCGCAACACCTTGCATGCGGATCCGCACATTCGGCTGAAGTCCTGGGGATGGCTTTAACTATGTGCTGGTAAGTCTTGAGCCTTGCCTTGTGCTTATGGGAAAATGGTTCGGGCGGTCCGGTTTTACTGCCGGGAAAAAGTGCTTGTAGTTATCCACGAAGATTAACTGACCATCAAGCCTAAACCGGTTGGATTAACGCAAGAAACAAAAAAACAGCATTCAATTTTTGGTTGTCTAACTTTGTTCACGGCTGTCCAGCTTTGTTCCGCAGCTTGGTTTTTCCGGGGATGATTGGCTGGATTTGGCGCAGCACTTTGGTAAAAAGTGTCACAGAGCTGTTGGTTCATTGGCTGAGCTATCCCGTTTTGCCGCCCATATGGAGAAAAATGGATTAGCGGGCAACGACAGCAAGCTAGCATCTTTCACTAAAATTTAATGCCTACTCATTAATGCTTACCGTTTTTTGCGGTGATGACGCTTGTCTTGATTTCGTTGATTTTGATTATTTTTTGCTGAAGTAAGCTGATTTGGTTTTGGTAAGTTGAGCCTCGTTGCTTTTTAAAGTTTGTGTGATATTTTCGTAGTGTGAAAATCAGTTTTTGGATGTCCGCGACTGGTTCTTATGAAGACCACATCAACTTTTAACATTTCGCCAGTTAGTCGTGATTTATCTGCGGGGCTGCAGATCTTACCGTTACTGTAATTGATAAGATCCACTCTTTACAAAAAGCGCCTTTCGGCTATCCGAACAAAATTGAGTAAATCTTATCTGACGCCATTTTTCATTTTCATTAATTTTTTTTCTGTGCTAACAAGTTATTCAAACCCGCAACCACAACCAGTTTCATAATAAGACTTAGTGTGACCTAGACAATTTTTTGCATCAGTTATCGGAGTACAATCGTCGGAAAACCCTCCAGCAATATTCGGTGTCATATCACTAGGTAATGTTTGCGCATCTTTTGAAAGATTTTTTAGTTTTTTCTTATTAAGTTGTAATTTCATTAATTCAATCCTTTATTCCATTTAATAATTGACTGTGCAAAATACACGCAATAAAATTATTTCCTATTCTTAATAAAGTCAAGAACTTATTCGTAACATGAACTTTAATCCGGTAGTCCTACTTATACTCGGCCGCTGAATTAGACGATTTAGTTGCGAGTGAAGTGTGGCGAACTGGTGCTTTAAAAGAGGCTAAGCGCATAATGTCAGTCAGTTAAGCTGACTGGCATTTTTCTTTTTAGTGTGCCAGGCATGGCGCATAGCGCCTTGACAGGCGCTGTTCCGGAAGTTGTGGTGGCAACCGGATGACTTGGCGGTGAAAGTCCGCTACTGGCCCGGCAAGGGGAACAGTTAGCCGAACGGCAAGGGTGCCCGTCGCGAGGCGGGATCTGAAGGAAGCCGAAGGCAAAACACTGGCCTGACGAACAGAAATCACATACGAGGCGGCCGTATCGGGTAAGAAGGCTAATATCTTCAAAGCCCAATACTTGCACGGAAGGTGCGGTCGTAAATGTGGCAGGTATAAGTGGGAAGGTCGTGCGCATTACCCTGGGAGGTCTGCCATCCTGCCTCGGGCTACTGATACCGTGAGGTAACAGGATGGGATGGCAGAAGTCAGCAGAGGTCATAGTAGGTTTAGAAACCGTAAACTGAAGGACCGAACTTATGAGCAAAGCAAAGAGTGCGCTCTCTGAGCAGCTAGAGCAGATGCCCGAAAGGGGCCGTCACTGGAAGTAATGGACGGAATCCATGAGGTAAAGTGAGGCGCTTAATAGCTGGCAGGCGACGTGATTCAATAAACGTGGAGTTCATAGGAACCGCCGTGGTACGGAACCGTATGCCCGGTGGTGTGAGAGGACGGCGGGGGTAACCCCGCCTCCTACTCGATTGGGGATATTTAGACGGTTTAGGCTTAATCCAACGGGGATATTTCTAGGTTTGGTTTTGTGTTTACGGCACAATGGATTAGGTTAGGTATTAGCGTTGTTCACACTTTAATTTGGCGTTATGTACAATCAATAATTAAGAGTTAGATATGGCAATAAGTGAATTTGAAATTAAAAGGTGTGAGAGGGAGGTTGAGAAATTTCTCAATGCCAGGCGACCTCCTACTCATGTACGTAGTCAGCTTGATTTCGGTTATCGTATCGAGAACCAGAGTGTCGAGTTATTCGAGATCCGTCCTGAATGGCGTAACCCTGAAAAGAAAATGGAAATTCCATTTGCCAAAGCTACGTACGTAAAGAAGGAAAAACTTTGGAAAATCTACTGGCAGCGTCAGGATTTAAAGTGGCATAGCTATACCCCTGCGCCGAGTGTTCAGTATTTTGAGGAGTTTCTGTCAATTGTAAATGAGGATGCCAATGCTTGCTTTTTCGGGTAGTCTGGCACATAACAGATTACAGCAGTCTGCCCCTTCGGAGCCGGACGCTCGTACTTCACGCCGCTTTGCAGAGTGTTGTTAGTCTTTCTGGCATTTTCTATTTAGCGGGCTTATAAATATAGGAAGCAAAGAATGTAAATGGAATTACAATGGCTGCATGTTACACATCTGGTGATTTTAAAAAGTATTTCACAGAAAATATGAATGCATTAGGAGCTCCGGTGCCTACTGGTCTATTTGATAGTTATCAAAAGGCTATAGGTACAGCCGCAACTATAGTGGGAACTTTGCACCTTCTCGGAAAAGGAGCGACGGTTGGTGAGTTAATAGCGGCTACTGTGGGGCTGGAAAAATTAGCTGTTGCTACAGCCTTCGGTGCAACATTTTATGTTGGTGTGATCATAGGTAGTATTGCTGTTGCTAGCGGAAGAGCTTTAAGCTGTGGTTCGCGGATGTCTGATATGTTTGTTTTCAACTATCAGAACAAGTTACAGTTTAGA
This genomic window from Thalassomonas viridans contains:
- a CDS encoding DUF3024 domain-containing protein; translation: MAISEFEIKRCEREVEKFLNARRPPTHVRSQLDFGYRIENQSVELFEIRPEWRNPEKKMEIPFAKATYVKKEKLWKIYWQRQDLKWHSYTPAPSVQYFEEFLSIVNEDANACFFG